The following DNA comes from Terriglobales bacterium.
CCGGCCTGCCCCCCAGCGTCTCCCTCATGATCTCCGGCAACTGCGTGGAATTGCTCGAGGCCTTCGACGCTGTCCCCCTCTACCCCGAGATCAACGCGCTGCAACTGGCCATCCGCCACCAGTCGCTCGAGCCCATCCTGGCCGCCGAGGAACTGGGCTACGCCGCCGACAACTGCGCCTACGTCAAGGCCGACATCGGCTCCTACCTGAAGGGCATCACTCCCACCGGCGGCAAGCTGCCCCGGCCCTCCCTGGTGCTCTGCAACTTCGTCGGCTGCAACACCTACGTCAAGTGGTTCGAGCACGTGGCCGCGCTCACCGGCAGCCGCCTCTACGTGCTCGACGTCCCCTTCTGCCGCGAGGCCGAGCCCAGCCCGGCCGACATCGCCTACGTGGTGAAGCAGCTCCAGGAACTGGTGAGCGTGCTGGAGAACATCACCGGCAAGAAGTTCGACTACGACCGCTTCCGGGAAGCCGTGCGCTGCGCCGCCGAGGTGGAGGAGCTGTGGTCGCGCATCAAGCACCTGGCCCGCCGCTCCCCCTCCCCCTTCGACGCCTACTTCGACGCCATCACCCTCATGGGACCGCTCTACGTCTATCGCGGCAGCCCCGAGGGCGTGGCCTTCTTCCGCGCCGCCCTGAACGAGCTGGAAGAGAAGGTGGCCAACGGCGAGGGCGTCTACGAGCAGGAGAAGTTCCGCCTGGTGATGGAAGGCCCGCCCCCTTATCCCTACTTCCGCACCTTCCGCGACATGTTCGCCAAGTGGAAGGCCACCGCCGTGGCTTCCACCTACTCCACCGTGGGCGGGCTGTGGGAGTTCGGCGACCGCCACGATCCCGACCACCCCTTCGAGTCCGTCGCCCTGCACATGCTTTCCCAGAACGTCACCAACCGCAACTTCCTGCAGCGCTATGACCAGATCCAGCGCTACGTGGAGGAGTGGCAGGCCGACGGCGTCATCATCCACTTCGTCAAGAGCTGCCGGCTGTTTTCCGCCGGCCAGGGCGACATGCGCGACTACTTCACCAAGTCGCTGCATCTGCCCACCCTCTACATCGAGAGCGACCTCGAAGACCCGCGCTACTTCTCCGAGGCCCAGATCCGCAACCGCATCGACGCCTTTTTCGAGGCGCTCGAGCACAGCAAGCTGACGGGCGCGGCCCATCCCGCCGCTTCCGCCTGAGAGGAGGACCATGCGCGTCGCCGCCGGAGT
Coding sequences within:
- a CDS encoding 2-hydroxyacyl-CoA dehydratase family protein is translated as MTQPKSTEYRGQIHQRQKELMLKWYQRLDSSAHTGLPPSVSLMISGNCVELLEAFDAVPLYPEINALQLAIRHQSLEPILAAEELGYAADNCAYVKADIGSYLKGITPTGGKLPRPSLVLCNFVGCNTYVKWFEHVAALTGSRLYVLDVPFCREAEPSPADIAYVVKQLQELVSVLENITGKKFDYDRFREAVRCAAEVEELWSRIKHLARRSPSPFDAYFDAITLMGPLYVYRGSPEGVAFFRAALNELEEKVANGEGVYEQEKFRLVMEGPPPYPYFRTFRDMFAKWKATAVASTYSTVGGLWEFGDRHDPDHPFESVALHMLSQNVTNRNFLQRYDQIQRYVEEWQADGVIIHFVKSCRLFSAGQGDMRDYFTKSLHLPTLYIESDLEDPRYFSEAQIRNRIDAFFEALEHSKLTGAAHPAASA